The Longimicrobiales bacterium nucleotide sequence GCTCGTGCATGTCTTCCGTGAGGTATTGCAACGTGCCGATCGTGCCGTCGTCGCTGTCGAACCCGAACGAATAAGCCCCGTCGCTCGGCACCTCGATGACCTTGGTCAGAAAACCCGAGAACCGCTCCGCAACCCCGGGAACCAAGCCACGACCGCTCAGGTCGCGGGACACGCCAGTTGGACTGGATTGGGAATACAGGCTGCCAGGAGGGAGCGGATACGTCACTTCGTACAATTCTTTCTCGAGAGAGAAAAACTCCTCTCTCCATCCATCGTGCAGGCTCAGGCGGCCGCGAAAGACATCCCCAGGCGTAAAGTCCCCATCGGTCGATCGGGCTTCGATATACCGAGCTGTCGTTGCCCGGGTCACGGCCAGAATGGTCCCCTCCTGGTCTGACGTGAGCTCGCGACGGTCAGGCACCTGCAGCCGACGCTCGTCGTACTCGACCTGCATGGTGCGCAGCCTCGGGATGTCCCCCTCCGAAACAATGGCGGGAGTCGGGGAACCGACCGGGCGCGGAACAACGGCTACCTGATATCCGGCTCGTCCTTGGCGCTCAAAGTAGTGAGTCGTCAACAGGTAGGTTCCCGCCTCCAGAGGCACGTCGATCTCAGAGAGGCGTCCGGCCATCGACTGTTTGTTCCACCCATACCACAATAAGCGCACATCGTGCATGCCGTCCGTGACGTGCTGCAGCGTGCCAATCGTGCCGTCATCACTGTCTACGCCGAAGGTGTAGGTCTCGTCACTCGGCACCTCGATCACTTTTGTCAGGAAGCCCGTGAACCAGTTCGTCACCCCGGGGACGACGCCTCCGTGCCGCAGATTGCGGTATGCGGCAGTCGGGCTCGGTTCGAAGGACAAGACCCCAGCCGGAAGCGGGTGGGTCACCTCGTACACTTCTTTCTCGAAAGGAAAGAACTCCCCTCGCCACCCGTCGTGCAGCTTCAGCGGCCCACGAAAGGGTCCAGAATCTGGACGCACTCCCTCAGCCGATCGGGCCTCGATGTACCGAGCCGTAGTAGCCCGGGCCAGGCCCAGAACGATCCGTTCCTGTTCATATGACAGCGTGCGAACGCTGGACACGTTGAGTCGACTCTCATCGTACTCGCCGTCCACCGTGCGCAACGTCGGGATTTCATCCTCCGTTAGAGTGGGCTGCGGAGGAGCGCAGGCGTTGACCGAGCACAGTATCGGGAGCGACGCGATCAGACGGGTGACGGGGTTCATGGCTGGTAGTCGCCGGGCTGACATACTGGTCCAAATGAGGGGAATAAACCATGAATCTGAACCACCCACACCCCCATCGTTTTCCCAGGCCGACCGATGATCGGAAGAATCGAATCGTAAGGTAAGCTGCCGACGAGGCGCATGGCGAAGGGAGGGCGACCCCCACGTTGCGTGGGCCCAAAACGGCGCCGAAAATAGCTTCGGGCCGATGGCGGCTGCAAGACGTCCTCAGGCTGGGTTCAGCCCCGACGCTTCGGTACGGATGGAGGCTCTTGCCCGCCCCCGAGCCTGGTCTCACCTTCGCATCCCCAACCCCCCTGGAAGCTGTCAGAGTATTGGAGACAGGAGTGGAGAATGAACAGATAGGGCTCGCGAACCCGTTTCGCATTCTCGCCATCTATTTGATCGCCACTGCGCCGCCGCTGCTTCTCGGCCCCCTCTCGGTTCCGCACGTGACATTGGCGGTGGTGCACGTATCGCTCATCGGAGTCACCTGGAGGCTCAGGGAATACCGCCAAGCAGATGGCCGAGCCGCCTGGGCAGGCCTTATCGCGATTCCACTTCTCTACACAGAAATCGGCCAGATCAACCAATACCTGGCTGCGGGATATCACGACCCTTTCGTCATGTCACTGGAGTCGTTCGTCTTCGGGTCGCCCGCCACAGAGTTGGCTGCGGCCCTCCCCAGTCTCTGGCTGAGTGAGACGCTCCATTTCGCCTACCTGTCGTACTTCCCCGCCATCTTCGTTCCTCCAGCACTGCTCTTCTTCGCGGGCCGCACGGATGCGTTCCGGGAATCTGTCTCTGCCGTGTTACTGGCTGCCGTCTTGTGCTTCGTCGTGTTCGTGTACTTCCCAGTCCAGGGCCCCCGGTACTTCGGCCCCCCCGAAGGCGTTCCGGACGGCCCCCTGAGAAGGCTCACCCTTTCGGTACTCGAGACAGGCTCATCACGAGGCGCCGCCTTCCCATCGTCACACATGTCGATCGTCACCGCTCAAGCCTTCGTACAACTTCGGGCTACCCGCAGTGTGGGCATCGTCGTAACGATCGCTGCTTTGGGAATTGGAATTGGCGCAGTGTACGGTGGCTTTCACTACGCGATCGACATGGTGCTCGGCGGCGCCATTGGACTAGCGGCGGCCTACACGACCCGCGACAGGACATAGGCACTCGCCCCGACGCCCACGGCAGTCATCCAACGCCAGTTGTCGTACAGGTAGTGGATCACATGGGTATCCCAAGCCGCCCAAGTGTCGCCCCGTAGGTGTCCCACGTAGGAAAGCGCCGGATCCCCATGTCCGTGCTCGTCTAACGACAGTATCCGCATGTCATCACGCACCCCGAACTCTCGGAGGCGGCCCGTCAAAAAGAGGGGGCCTGTGGTCGTGAGAACCCTGACGTGACGCGGCCAAATCTTGCCCCAAGTGCGGAAGGCCCGCGGGAGGGCATCAATGCCGTGTTGGGCTGCACGGAACCGCTCGGGTACGTCCCGGTCTTTCCACGTCTGGTGGATTGTCTTCGGGATCATTTGGATGCGCTGGCAATGCGTCGTACGGACGTGAAGCGAGACATGTCCTCCCCACTTCGAGACAGGACGATCATGCAATCGATGAGCCACTTCGCAAAGACGCTCTTCGAGCTGTAGTCAGGACCAGGCTTCACCCCGGTCGCTTCTCGCGGCCGCCACCACTAGAGGGGACGTATTGCGAAAGCGGCTGACCCATCACTTGTTTCTCACTTCTATCGCTCGACGCTCCTTACCTAGACGACAACTGCCTTCGAGAGAGTCGCTTGGCGGAGGGACGGTGCAGTAGCGAAATCTGAAGCGACGAACACGACGCGAGCAGGCCCCTGGCCTAGGTCGACGATGCTCTCTTTTTTCAGACAACGAACAGACCTGCAGGGAGAACAATGACCGGCACGAAATACGACATTCTCTACACCTGGGTCGACGACAGCTTCCCCGGGTTTCGCGAGGAACGCGCACAATACGCGACGAATCCCGACGACCTCAACCCGGAACGGACTCGCGACAATCTAGATCTGCTCAAGTACAGCCTACGATCGATTGAGCGCCATGCGCCGTGGCGAGGCAAGGTATGGATCGTGACTTGCCGGCCACAGGTTCCAGCCTGGTTGAACACCGAACACCCCGATGTCCGGATCGCCTATCTCGACGAATTCATGCCGGCTGAAGAACTCCCGTGCTTCAATGCTTTTGCCATTGAGTCCTACGTCCATCGGATACCGGGACTCTCGGACCGTTACGTGCATTTCAACGACGATATGTTGCTCATGCGTAAGGTCGGCACCGAGCATTTCACCACTGCTGAGGGTCGCCTCAAGTACTACTTCGATCGCTTGCTGCCCGCCGAGCCCAAGCCCGACATGGCGCCCCACGGATCGGGGCAACGCAATGTTTGGCATACCTTGGAGAGGACCTTCGGTCGCGGTGGAGGCTATCCGCAGCATGCCCATCAGCCTCGGATCATCGACAAGAGTGACATGGTGCGACTCGTCTCTACATACCCAGAGGAGTTCACGCGAACGCGGGCGGCACGCTTTCGCGCACACGACACGATCCTGCCGCACAAGCTCCTCGCGGCGCACCTGGTTCAAGAAGGACGAGCCGAATTCGTCGGCTTTCGCCGTACAAAACGGCTCATGCGTATGGTGAGACTGTTCAATTCGGCCCCGCGGAACCGGCTGCGCCTCTTTTGGGCATGGATGCGTCATCCGCACTTCCTATGTTTGAACGACGATTTTGGCCCTCTCATCAATGAGCGAGCGGAGTCGGTCGCGAGCCGGTTTCTGAACTTCCTCCTTCCCGAACCTTCCGGTTACGAGATCTAGGGAAATGGATAGATACGAGGTCTCAAGAATGCGAGGACCGTCTGATCTCGGGCGCCACGGTCGTAGATGTCCTCGCCCGGTGCTCTCCTGGACACCGGCGCCCTTCCCTAACATCGAATTTCGGCCACTACCGTATCCGACATGAGCCGTGCCCATAAACAACTCCCCCAGGGGTCAGTGTGGGCAATGGCACGTCACTTCTGGCGGGTGGCCCAGGGAAAGCCCGCGCATGTAGCAATCCCAGCCGTGGTCAACTTGGTCGCCAACGTCTTCGACGCGGCCTCCCTCGCGCTCCTGATCCCAATCACGAAGGCCGTCGCAACCAACTCATTCGACTTCCTACGAGACTCCCGTGTGTTCGGTTCGATTGTCGCGCTGATCCCAGGATGGGCCCCGGACTCCCTACCCAGCGACGCGCTTCTGTTCGGGGTCATTGTCAGCCTGATCGTCTTGGCACGGCTCTGCAAGTTCACCCTGCTATACCTCAACACCGCCTACGTGGTCGCTCGCACCGAGTCGTACCGGGTGGCGATCCACCGGGAGACGTTTAGCCGAGTCCTCACGTTCGGCCGCCGATACTTCGACCGACAGGCGCTCGGCGGAGTGAACACAGACATCCAATGGTCTAATTCGGCACTTCACCTGCTAACGGCCGCGGAAGGTTTGTTCCGCTTCGTGGTCGGCTTGATCGCGAAGGGCGCAGTGATGTTCGCGATCTCAGCGCCTCTTTTTTTCGCGTTTCTCGTGGCGATACCGCTCGTGCAGTGGGTCCTCCGTTCCGTCCATCGAACGATCCGCGAAACCGCCAAGGAGGCTGCCAGCATTCAGCGACGCAGTCGTGCTCAACTGCTGGACATCCTAGCCTCCATACCCCTGATCAAGGGCTACTCGCAGGAGGAGGCCGCGACGGATGAGTACGAGGAGGTGCTTCGTGAAGCAGAGGCAGCGGCGGTGCGAAAGGGACGCGCGACGGCGCTGCGATATCCGATCGAAGAGCTCACCATTCTGGGTCTGTTCATACTTACACAGGGGGCACTGATCGCCTTACGCGGCGACTTCGAGCCCACGGACATTGCGACATTCACGGCGTTCCTCATCGTGCTGCAGCAGTCGCTAATGGACTACAAGAAGATCAGCCAATTCTCAATGACTGTCCTTGAAGAGCTACCGAAACTCGAAGTGGTCGCCACGCTGTTTTCCGACGACGGAAAACACACGGTGTCTTCTGGATCTGCGGCACTTACAAAGTTCGATGACGCGATAACGCTTCACGGACTGACCTTCGAGTACACCGAAAACAAACCCGTCCTCCACGACATCAACGCGACGATACCCGCGGGGCGCACCACCGCAATCGTCGGTCCAAGCGGCGCGGGTAAGACAACCCTCGTAGACCTGATCGCCCGATTCTACGACTGCGCTCCCGGTCAAATCCGCATCGATGGCGCTGACATTCATGGGTTCTCACTCCCCTCACTGCACGCCCGCATGGGAATCGTGAGTCAGGAAGTCTGGCTGCTGAATCGGACCTTGCGGGACAACCTCGTCTTCGGGTTAGAGGCGACTCCTCCCGACGAAGCACTCGAAAGCGCAATGCAGGACGTCGAACTCGGCCCACTCCTGGAGAGCCTTGAAGACCGATTGGACACCGAAATCGGGGATCGCGGGCTGAGATTATCCGGAGGGCAACGGCAGAGGGTGGCCTTGGCACGGGCCTTACTACGCGAACCAGATATTCTGATCCTCGACGAGGCGACATCGGCGCTCGACAGCCGCGTCGAGATGCGCGTCGCGTCTGCGATCGCGCGGCGGGTGAGTGGGCACACGCTCGTCGTGATCGCCCACCGTCTCTCGACCATTCGGGACGCGGACCAAGTGCTCGTTCTCGATGGGGGCCGGATCGTGCAACGCGGAACATGGGACGACCTCGCTTCAGTACCCGGGCTGTTCGCAGACCTCCTCGAAGCCCAAAGCGGCGAGGAGACTGCGCTGCCACTCTGACCATGCTCTTCGTTGGATTCGACCGTACATCTACTCCACTGCTATAGACGGGCACCGGCTCGGGGCTGCTCAGGGTAACACTGGGACTCCCACGCGAGGCCCCCAAACGTCGGTAACGTTGAGACATGCGCCCTCGGAAGATCCCCTGACGGTAGCATCGAACGAGATGAGTCTCGACCGCGCTCAGAAGTCATATGAGAAACGCTCGATATCGCCTCGAAACGTCGTGGCCACGACGTCCTGTGTCTCTCGGGGAGAGTACTCGAACCCAAGACGTCCCGATCCGGGCCCCCTACCAGATCCAGCCGACCTTGGCTTGTACCATGGCATTGGATCGGCCATCGTCGGTGAAGGCGAACCGAGTCACACGCTCGTATCCCACACGGAGCTGAGTGTAAAAACCGGCTGCATTGGGGCGGCGTAACCACTGCCCCGCGAACCGGACGCGAATCTCGTCCGGGTTGTCGGACCACAAGTCCCAGCGGAACCGCTTACCGGGGAGACCGTTGTTGCGGTACTCGTCACCCCGGTACCGCTCCCACGCACCGGAAAAGGACAATTGGTCATCCGTCGCGTTCCAATCCACCCCGACCTCCCATCCAGTCGCCATCGGGCCAAGAAACGCACCCATGACTCGCTGATCGAGGGTCACTCCGCTCGTAAAGTGGTGGTGGGTGTAGGGGCGTACGCCTGTGCGGCGTCCTTCCAGGAACACGTCAAGGCGACCCTCCTCACCCAAACCGGTAATCCTGCCTCCGGCTATCCACGCGGCCTCGTCCCACAGCGACTCCCACCGGGC carries:
- a CDS encoding phosphatase PAP2 family protein gives rise to the protein MENEQIGLANPFRILAIYLIATAPPLLLGPLSVPHVTLAVVHVSLIGVTWRLREYRQADGRAAWAGLIAIPLLYTEIGQINQYLAAGYHDPFVMSLESFVFGSPATELAAALPSLWLSETLHFAYLSYFPAIFVPPALLFFAGRTDAFRESVSAVLLAAVLCFVVFVYFPVQGPRYFGPPEGVPDGPLRRLTLSVLETGSSRGAAFPSSHMSIVTAQAFVQLRATRSVGIVVTIAALGIGIGAVYGGFHYAIDMVLGGAIGLAAAYTTRDRT
- a CDS encoding ABC transporter ATP-binding protein, yielding MSRAHKQLPQGSVWAMARHFWRVAQGKPAHVAIPAVVNLVANVFDAASLALLIPITKAVATNSFDFLRDSRVFGSIVALIPGWAPDSLPSDALLFGVIVSLIVLARLCKFTLLYLNTAYVVARTESYRVAIHRETFSRVLTFGRRYFDRQALGGVNTDIQWSNSALHLLTAAEGLFRFVVGLIAKGAVMFAISAPLFFAFLVAIPLVQWVLRSVHRTIRETAKEAASIQRRSRAQLLDILASIPLIKGYSQEEAATDEYEEVLREAEAAAVRKGRATALRYPIEELTILGLFILTQGALIALRGDFEPTDIATFTAFLIVLQQSLMDYKKISQFSMTVLEELPKLEVVATLFSDDGKHTVSSGSAALTKFDDAITLHGLTFEYTENKPVLHDINATIPAGRTTAIVGPSGAGKTTLVDLIARFYDCAPGQIRIDGADIHGFSLPSLHARMGIVSQEVWLLNRTLRDNLVFGLEATPPDEALESAMQDVELGPLLESLEDRLDTEIGDRGLRLSGGQRQRVALARALLREPDILILDEATSALDSRVEMRVASAIARRVSGHTLVVIAHRLSTIRDADQVLVLDGGRIVQRGTWDDLASVPGLFADLLEAQSGEETALPL